One window of Leptotrichia sp. oral taxon 498 genomic DNA carries:
- a CDS encoding PepSY domain-containing protein encodes MKNQKNFFKTGILSFLLLGGLLAYGATSNNRNIATKISREEAVKIAKKNTPNGQLKKVKLENTKRGSVYDIELWEGNTNTKKEYKIDANTGKIFRAKTDTDDDELNPAITNTKISVEQAKSIAKKQAPNATFKSIELERKKGKLVYEVDLIEGNTKKEYKIDANTGEILDFEID; translated from the coding sequence ATGAAAAATCAAAAAAATTTTTTTAAAACAGGAATTTTAAGTTTTTTATTACTAGGAGGATTACTTGCATACGGTGCAACTTCAAATAATCGAAATATTGCAACAAAAATCAGTCGGGAAGAAGCTGTCAAAATCGCTAAAAAAAATACACCGAATGGACAATTAAAAAAAGTGAAATTAGAAAATACAAAAAGAGGATCTGTATATGACATTGAATTGTGGGAAGGAAACACTAACACTAAAAAAGAATATAAAATTGATGCAAATACAGGGAAGATTTTTAGAGCAAAAACAGATACAGATGATGATGAACTAAATCCTGCGATAACAAATACAAAAATTTCAGTTGAGCAGGCAAAAAGCATAGCAAAAAAACAAGCTCCAAATGCAACTTTCAAAAGTATCGAACTTGAAAGAAAAAAAGGAAAGCTGGTCTATGAAGTAGATCTTATAGAAGGAAATACTAAAAAAGAATATAAAATTGATGCAAATACAGGGGAAATATTAGATTTTGAAATTGACTAA
- a CDS encoding phosphatase PAP2 family protein → MQLKLTNYIFSVDKFFFKHLSYNSNFSIFKHSESIEKFFRLITKLGEGYLELMLTVVLLSFFLINKQKYNFLKKYILAVIFTLLSTQIILNIMKVLFARARPSITINPDKFYGIMTLIKNSSFWKGSYVSFPSGHTITIWGTIWILSFIIKSKAIKIPLFILGILVGMSRIYLVRHWTTDVVASVILSYFIAKFVHKKMFENKERIRKTRLFSYDRKTNIGILKKDIMANTLNYKNKKIEI, encoded by the coding sequence ATGCAATTGAAACTAACAAATTATATTTTTTCTGTAGATAAATTCTTTTTTAAACATTTATCTTATAATTCAAATTTCAGCATTTTTAAACATTCAGAAAGTATTGAAAAATTTTTTCGTTTAATTACTAAACTTGGAGAAGGATATTTGGAATTAATGCTTACAGTTGTATTGCTATCATTCTTTTTAATCAATAAACAGAAATATAATTTTTTAAAAAAATATATTTTAGCAGTAATTTTTACTTTGCTTTCTACTCAAATTATATTGAATATAATGAAAGTGTTATTCGCAAGAGCAAGACCGTCGATAACTATAAATCCTGATAAATTTTATGGAATAATGACTTTGATTAAAAATAGTTCATTTTGGAAAGGAAGTTATGTATCTTTTCCATCAGGACATACAATTACTATTTGGGGAACAATTTGGATTTTATCTTTTATCATAAAAAGCAAAGCAATAAAAATACCGTTATTCATCTTGGGAATTTTAGTAGGAATGAGCCGTATTTATTTGGTGCGTCATTGGACTACTGATGTTGTTGCAAGTGTTATTCTTTCATATTTTATCGCAAAATTTGTGCATAAAAAGATGTTTGAGAATAAAGAAAGAATTAGAAAAACAAGATTATTTTCTTATGACAGAAAAACAAATATTGGAATCTTAAAAAAAGATATAATGGCAAATACTTTAAATTATAAAAATAAAAAAATAGAAATTTAA
- a CDS encoding RNA-guided endonuclease TnpB family protein, which translates to MKYNLAFKYRIYPNKEQELLINKTFGCVRFVYNTILYTANKIYEETRKNKIITPASLKSENQFLKEVDSLALSNAQLNVKRSFTNFFQKRAKFPRFKSKKNNIKSYTTNCVNNSIRIEENKYLVLPKLKKVKLKYHREIPKDYKIKSVTLTNSNGNYYVSVLTEFEKEIQKNPSNDKVIGLDFSMSELFVSSENQRADYPRYFRMLEKKLKKLQKSLSRKVKFSKNWYKQKAKISRLHEYIKNCRRDFLHKLSKKLSEEYNAVVVEDLNMKGMSQALNFGKSVGDNGWGIFLRMLEYKLMFLGKQFLKIDKWFPSSKTCSRCGNVKEELKLSERSYKCECCGIEIDRDYNAALNIKNIGKLMLKY; encoded by the coding sequence ATGAAATATAATTTAGCATTCAAATACAGGATTTATCCAAATAAGGAGCAGGAATTATTGATAAATAAGACTTTTGGATGTGTTCGTTTTGTCTACAATACGATCTTGTATACTGCTAATAAAATTTATGAAGAAACCAGAAAAAATAAAATAATTACACCTGCCAGTTTGAAAAGTGAAAATCAATTTTTAAAAGAAGTGGACAGTTTGGCACTTTCAAATGCTCAATTGAATGTAAAACGATCGTTTACAAATTTTTTTCAGAAGAGGGCAAAATTTCCAAGGTTCAAATCTAAAAAGAATAATATTAAAAGTTACACGACAAATTGTGTGAATAATTCAATACGAATTGAGGAAAACAAATATTTAGTTTTACCAAAATTGAAAAAAGTAAAATTAAAATATCATAGAGAAATACCGAAGGATTACAAGATAAAGTCAGTAACATTGACAAACAGTAATGGAAATTACTATGTTTCTGTTTTGACAGAATTTGAAAAAGAAATTCAAAAAAATCCAAGTAATGATAAAGTAATAGGACTTGATTTTTCAATGTCTGAATTATTTGTCAGTTCTGAAAACCAAAGGGCTGATTATCCAAGATATTTTAGGATGCTGGAGAAAAAATTGAAAAAATTACAGAAATCATTATCAAGAAAAGTGAAATTTTCTAAAAATTGGTATAAGCAAAAAGCGAAAATATCAAGATTACATGAATATATTAAGAATTGCCGAAGAGATTTTTTGCATAAATTATCGAAAAAATTGTCTGAAGAATATAATGCTGTGGTTGTTGAGGATTTGAATATGAAAGGGATGAGTCAGGCATTAAATTTTGGTAAAAGTGTAGGAGATAATGGATGGGGAATATTTTTGAGGATGCTTGAGTATAAGTTGATGTTTTTAGGGAAACAATTTTTGAAGATAGATAAGTGGTTTCCATCATCGAAAACTTGTAGTAGATGTGGAAATGTTAAAGAGGAACTGAAATTATCAGAAAGAAGTTATAAATGTGAGTGCTGTGGAATTGAAATTGATAGAGATTACAATGCGGCACTGAATATAAAAAATATTGGAAAATTGATGTTGAAATATTAG